From Caminibacter mediatlanticus TB-2, the proteins below share one genomic window:
- a CDS encoding mechanosensitive ion channel family protein encodes MRIVSFIFLFVFLFGSDNNLTKILNKIDKNSPDYSYALILVKKINNLKPNIIKCECDVKNSNDFINNFLKIVNLRDKTFQIDNKLKELNKKIEVLNNTPLSDLEKIYYQKLEDVLKTQKEFINKNLPIWERELFDKLNLVNFNTQKAKTNILKLKNKLDILKREFEKLNIELQKWILLNNTTQINSIQNLIEKNVDKQKQVYMELIKNNLVLFFDGLTKKEKKVFDLDKKIVELAKKLSLDRAIEIEIKNFEKLEFKNKYLLYSSKQEVENVFDKFINMINYPLFKINKKEITPLDLFIFLLILFFGWFVGKYYKKLIYSLRKKYDINYSTATLLANMGYYFILTLAFLIALKSIGLDLSSLAIVAGALSVGIGFGLQNIVSNFVSGIIMMFEKSIKVGDYIQIDQTTRGEVVDISMRSTVIKTNDNINLIIPNQTFIQNQVINWTMNDDIVRFRVPFGVAYGTDIDKMEKILLEELQKSNLPFIRSKNENLIPRIVFIEMGNSSLNFELFVWVNGKFARMPRRTRSKFLKFIYKKLNEYGFEIPFPQNDIHFRNELEVKLKK; translated from the coding sequence ATGAGAATAGTTAGTTTTATTTTTTTATTTGTATTTTTATTTGGAAGTGATAATAATCTAACAAAAATTTTAAATAAAATAGATAAAAATTCACCTGATTATTCTTATGCATTAATTTTGGTTAAAAAAATTAATAATTTAAAACCTAACATCATTAAGTGTGAATGTGATGTTAAAAATAGCAATGACTTTATTAACAATTTTTTAAAAATTGTAAATTTAAGAGATAAAACTTTTCAAATTGATAATAAGTTAAAAGAATTGAATAAAAAAATTGAAGTTTTAAATAATACGCCATTATCTGATTTAGAGAAAATTTATTATCAAAAATTAGAAGATGTTTTAAAGACTCAAAAAGAATTTATTAATAAAAATCTTCCTATATGGGAGAGAGAATTATTTGATAAATTAAATTTAGTGAATTTTAATACTCAAAAAGCAAAGACAAATATTCTAAAACTAAAAAATAAGCTCGATATATTAAAAAGAGAATTTGAAAAATTGAATATTGAATTGCAAAAATGGATATTACTTAATAATACTACTCAGATAAACTCAATTCAAAATCTTATTGAAAAGAATGTAGATAAACAAAAACAAGTTTATATGGAATTAATTAAAAATAATTTAGTTTTATTTTTTGATGGACTTACAAAAAAAGAAAAAAAAGTTTTTGATTTAGATAAAAAAATAGTAGAGTTAGCTAAGAAACTTTCATTAGATAGAGCAATTGAAATAGAAATTAAAAATTTTGAGAAATTAGAGTTTAAAAATAAATATTTATTATATAGCTCAAAGCAGGAAGTTGAGAATGTTTTTGATAAATTTATCAATATGATTAATTATCCATTATTTAAAATAAACAAAAAAGAGATAACTCCTCTTGATTTATTTATTTTTCTGTTAATTTTATTTTTTGGATGGTTTGTAGGAAAATATTATAAAAAATTAATCTATTCACTTAGAAAGAAATATGATATTAACTATTCAACAGCTACTTTACTTGCAAATATGGGATATTATTTTATTCTAACACTTGCATTTTTAATTGCTCTAAAATCAATAGGACTTGATTTAAGTTCGCTTGCAATAGTTGCTGGTGCTTTATCTGTTGGTATTGGTTTTGGACTTCAAAATATAGTTAGCAATTTTGTTAGTGGTATTATTATGATGTTTGAAAAAAGTATAAAAGTTGGAGATTATATACAAATTGACCAAACTACAAGAGGAGAGGTTGTAGATATTTCAATGCGTTCAACTGTAATTAAAACAAATGATAATATAAATTTGATTATCCCAAATCAAACATTTATTCAAAATCAAGTGATAAATTGGACTATGAATGATGATATTGTAAGATTTAGAGTGCCTTTTGGTGTTGCTTATGGAACTGATATTGATAAAATGGAAAAAATTTTACTTGAAGAACTTCAAAAAAGTAATTTACCATTTATTAGAAGTAAAAATGAAAATTTAATTCCAAGAATTGTATTTATAGAAATGGGAAATAGTAGTTTAAATTTTGAACTTTTTGTCTGGGTGAATGGTAAATTTGCAAGAATGCCAAGGAGGACTCGTTCTAAATTTTTAAAATTTATTTATAAAAAGTTAAATGAATATGGATTTGAAATTCCATTTCCTCAAAATGATATACATTTTAGAAATGAATTAGAAGTTAAGCTTAAAAAATAA